GGCAAGGCGGCGCTGATCGCGCTCGCGGCCACGCTGGTCTGCGCCGCGGTCGTGCGTCGGCGGCTCGATCGTCTGGACCTGATCGCAGTGCTGAAGACAAGGGAGTAGTCCGTGAACGTCGTGAAACGCAGGTTGGTGATCTGGGGCGGCCTGTTGGCCTTGCTCGTAGCCGGCATCGCCTACGCATTGCGGCCGCAGCCGATCCCGGTTGACCTCGCCACGGCGGAAAAGGGCTTACTCCGCGTCACCATCGACGAGGAGGGCGAAACGCGCGTGCGCGACGTCTACACGCTTCATGCGCCGTTGCGTGGCCAGTTGCAGCGGATCACCGCCGAAGCCGGCGATCTCGTCGAGGCTGGAAAGACCCAGCTCGCACAAATCGAGCCCGCTCCGCCAGCCTTCCTGGACGTGCGGATAGAGGCGGAGCTGCAGGCGGCCGTCGAGGCGGCGCGGGCGGCTCATAACCTCGCCGCCGCCGAACTCAACAAGGCCAAAGCCGACTTGACGTTTGCCGAGGGAGAGCGCGCCCGAGCCCGACTGCTAATCGAACGCAGGACGATCTCTCAGCGCGCCCTTGAAGATGCCGAGCGTGCCCACAACGTCGCACAAGCCAATCTCGCTACCGCCGAAGCGGCGCTGAAAGTGCGAGAGCACGAGCTTCATCAGGCGCAATCACGCCTCCTGTCGCGGCAGGAGATCCGGAGCCTCCGCGACGACTGCGAATGCATGTCGGTAACCGCGCCGGTGAGCGGTGTGGTGCTGCAGATCATGCGCCGCAGTGAAGGCGTCGTGGAAGCCGGAACGCCGCTGCTCGATATCGGCGATCCTGCGGATCTGGAGATCGTCGCCAATTTTCTTTCGGAGGATGCGGTCCAGATCAGGCCCAACCAGAAGGCGATCATCACCGGCTGGGGCGGAGAGGATCTCAACGCGGTCGTGCGGCGCGTCGAGCCCTTCGGACAAACCGAGGTGTCGGCGCTCGGGATCGAGGAACAGCGCGTAGACGTCGTGCTGGATTTTGCCGATCCGCCGGAAGGTTGGCGTTCGCTGGGGCATGGTTATCGCGTAGACGTGCGCGTCATCCTGTTCGAAGGCGAAGTTCTAAACCTGCCGCTTGGCGCTCTGTTCCGGCAGGGCGACCAATGGGCCGTGTTTGTCTCAGCAGAGGGACGGGCGCAATTGCGCCGCGTTGCCGTCGGCCAGCGAAACACGCTCTCCGTGGAAATCCGAGAAGGGCTCGGTCCTGGAGACAGAGTTATTCTGTACCCGAGCGACCGGGTCAAGGACGGGGTCGCTATCGTGGAGCGTTAGCCCGCCTACAGCGCCGCGCGTCTCAGCAGACGCGGAAGGGACGCAATCCGCGCTTATTCGAGTTCCAGCCGGTACGCGGTCCCTGCGCGCAGGATGTCGACGGAAGCACTCCCTTGAGCACTTTCCAGAACGCCTCGGATCTGATCGACGGAGACGGGCGGCTCGCCATTGATGGCCGTCAGATAATCGCCTGTTCTCAACCCCATCGAATAGGCGACGCTGCCCGATGCAACGTCGACGAAGACCGCTCCCGCCGGCGCACAAGCCGGTGAACCATTGGCGGATGGAAATTCGACGACCACCGATTCCTGGCCCAAGTCCAAGTTGCGCCGAGCGGCCGCGTCAGAAAGCGTGACACTCAGCTTCTGCAACTTTTCTCCTCGACGAACATCAAGCGTGATGCGGGCGTTCGCCGGGAGCAGGCTAATCGCGTTCCTGAAAGCGGTGTCCGTCGGGAACGTCCGGCCATCCAGTGCGACGACAATGTCGCCGAGGCGCACGCCTTGTCGTTCCGCCGGCGAATTGCAGACGAGCTCGTTCACAACAAACCCTTGCGTCTCAGTGGCACCACCTACCCCCATATCCGCGGCGCCCGTGACCGAGAGGCCAAGCCACCCGCGCTTGTATTCGCCGTGGGCGATCAGCTCCCGCACGATTTGCACTGCGATGTCGGACGGAATCGCAAAGCCTATGCCGGTAGTCGCTTCGTCTGGCGCAGCAATCCCGCGTGCAATACCGATCAACTCGCCGGAGGCATTGACCAGCGCACCGCCTGAATTGCCTGGATTAATGGCCGCATCGGTCTGGATGTAGTCCTCGTACTCATCGGCACCCAAACCCGAGCGGCCCAAACCGCTGACGATGCCGAAGGTCGCCGTTTGTGTCAGACCAAAAGGACTGCCCACCGCGATGACGAAATCACCGACCTTCAGTTCGGATGAATGTCCCCACTTGACCGAGGAAAGGCTTGGTGCCTCGATTTTGACAACCGCGAGGTCGGTCGGCGCATCCTCCCCTACCCTGTCGGCCTGGAATACCCGTCCGTCCGCAAGCTTCACGGACACATCGTCGGCGTCGGCAACAAGGTGACGACTCGTGATGATGTACCCGTTCTCCCGATCGATGATCACTCCTGACCCCGTCGCAGTCACACCGGTTTGCAAGATAACCACATCATCGGGAAGACCCAGCACTCTCCGCACGTTCGGATCATCAAGCGCTTCGCTTCTGAAAATTCCGCTGCTGATCGTGCGGATACTGACGACCGCCGGCTGTACCCGCTGCAACACCGCGGACACGCCCGCTTCGATTTCGATCGCTCCGGCAGCCCCTCCCAAACTGTTGAGTAGAGCGGCCAAGGCTAGAACCGTTGAGATCTTGAGCATTTTTACGCTCCATGCAGCAATGCCCGAAATTTCAGCCGGATTTGCCCGGCGATGCATTGATGCGCATCAATTCGCGCTCTCGTCGGGGGAGGACGAGAAAGATCCGACCGACAAGACCTTGACCGTTGCTGCAGCGAGACGGCGATAGAGTCGGTGCCGGCGTACAATCGGCCACCAGCCGTAGAGGAAGATTTCCAGCGCGCGCCAGTTAGCCACCCAGCCGAAGATCAGCAGGCTTTCCCCGATCACCCGCGAATATGTTGCCGTTCCCGCGGCATCGCTGATCATTTGGCTGGCGATTAGGCTGAACGCGAGGATCGGGATGCCGATGAGCAGGACGCGTCGCCCTTCTCTCAGGAGTTCGCGCAATTCCCGGTGTGCCTGATTGGCGCGACTCTCGAAATTGTACCGCACCGCCTCCTGCAGAGCGTGGGTGTATTCCGGCTTTGCTTCCGTCGTCGGCAACTGGACGACAATCTCGATGGACGCGTTGCCGGGAGCTTCTTGAGCCCATTCGACGATAAACCGCTCGGCATCGTCATCCAAATCGCGCTCCCGAAATGGCGTCGGATCGAGAGAATTGAAAAGGCGCACAACTTGGTCAACACGGATCAGGATCGTGTAGCATCTATCAAGCGCGGGCACGCTCACGTGTGCTTCCCCTCTGATCTTGCGTCACAGTCCGTTCCAGACGCGCGTCTCATGCTTCTTCCTGCAAGGCGCGACGCAACCGGCGGATTACGACTCGACGCGCCTTGTCGTCCGCAGCCTTGGCCAGTTCGTCCTGCAGATCGAGGACGAGCGACTGGAAATCATTGTGCCAATCCGTCCGTCCGGCCAAAATCGGATCGATGCGCGGCGGAGGCATCACTTCGGAGATCTCGACCGCTCTTTGCCGGCTCAGACGAAAAGCGCTGTCCAGCCCCGGTCGGATCAGGTGATCCTGGGGTAGGAAGGTCACGAGGCGTTCCCTCAGCCCCTCAAGTGCGTCAGCCTCTCCATGGACGAGAAAGACACCAGCGCTGATCGGCTGCCGGGCCTGCACCCAGTCGGCAAGCTCTCCGCCATCGGCATGGCCGCTATAGATGTCCAGCTTCCTGATCCGGGCACGGACGCGGATATCGTCGCCCTGTATGCGCACCGTCGAGGCGCCGTCTTCGAGAAAGCGCCCGAGCGTGCCGGCCGCCTGATACCCGACCAACAACACTGTCGCCTCGTCTCGCCAGAGCCAATTCTTCAACCGGTGGCGAATGCGCCCGGCCTCGCACATGCCGCTCGCAGCGATGACGATGTGGAAGCCCCTGATGAAATCAATCGCCTTGGACTGCTCCGCCGTCTCGGTGAAGCGCACGTTCTTCGCCTCGATTGCCCTGACAAGAACATCGCCGTTTTCAAGCTCGCGCGCATGCCGGCGGAAGATCTCGCTCGCGCGTGTAGCAAGTGGAGAGTCGATGATGATCGGGCACTTGGGGACGCCACCAGTTTCCATCAGAAATACGAGGTCGGTAAGCAGCTCCTGCGTGCGTTCCACGGCAAAGGAAGGAATGATCAGTGCGCCGTTCGGATGCGCTGCCGTCAACACCTCGGAGCGCAGGATGTGACGTCGAGCGGCATCGTTCGTTTCGTCGCGCTCGACGTTGCCGTAGGTGCTCTCGCAGATGACATAATCCCAGCCACTCGGCGCTCTCGCATCGAACTGCAGGAGCTTGTGGCGCGGACCGATGTCGCCGGAAAACAACAAACGCAACGGCGACGGTGCGGCATCGATCTCCATCTCGACGGAGGCCGATCCGAGCAGATGTCCGGCATTCCAGAAACGGAAGCGAATTCCCTCGCCCGCCTTCTCCCAGGAGCCGAGGCGCACTTGCCGAAACAGTGTGATCGCGGAAGCGGCGTCGCGTGCGGTGTAAATCGGCGTCACGGTCTGCCGGCCCCGGCGCAGGTTGCGGCGATTGAGCTGGTCGACTTCGCTCTCCTGGATATGCGCAGAGTCCGGCAGCATGACGGAGCAGAGATCCGTAGTCGCGGGCGTCGCGAAGATCGGGCCATCATAGCCAAGCCTGACAAGCTTCGGCAGCAGGCCCGAATGGTCGATATGCGCATGCGTGAGTATGACGGCGTCGATCTTCCTGGGGTCGAAGGGAAAGGGGCGGTAATTCAGTTCCTTTTCTGTCTTCGACCCTTGGAACAGACCGCAGTCGATGAGGATCTTCGTCGTACCGAATTCGACGAGTTGGCAGGAACCGGTAACGGTTCCCGCGGCACCATGAAAACGGATGATCGGTTCAATCGCCACAGCACGGACCTCATCGAAGACAATGTCGAAGCATGCACGCTTGCATCGGCGGGCGACTTGATGCGGATCAAAGATGCAGACCGCCATGCGTCGGCATCAGGCCTGGGCGGCGGCAAGTGGAACGAAGTCCACTCAATCCGGGGGCCTGCTGCATGTTTCCTTAAGTCGTAGCCGATTTCAGGATAAAACATGCAGCGTTTCAAAGCGCTACAGCGTGCCTTGCGCGCTGACGTGGTGCGGGTCTCCAATGGTCGCGACAAGGATCGCCTTGATCGCGTGCATTCGGTTTTCCGCCTGATCGAAGACGAGAGAAGCTTTCGATTCAAAGATCGCGTCGGAGACCTCCATGCAGCCAAGACCGAACTGCTTTGCAACGCGGGCTCCTGCCTTTGTGCTGTTATCATGGAAAGCGGGCAAGCAATGCATGAACTTGCAATGCGGATTTTCGGTGGCCTCCATGACATTCGCCCTGACGCCGAACGGCGCTAGTAGTCTGATGCGCTCCGCCCAGCCCTCCTCCTGCTCTCCCAGCCAAGAAGCCGTGTAAATGAAATCAGCCGCCAGCACCCCGGCGCCCACATGTTCCAGGGCTGTAAACTTCCCACCATGCTTGCGCGCCTCCGACACCACGCCGTCAAGGAAGGACGGAGCGGGCCTGAATATCGGCGGCGAGACCATGCGGAAATCCATGCCGAGCTTGGCCGCGCCCATGGCGAGCGATCTGGCGATGGAGCTGCGACCGTCCCCCACAAAAGCGATCGTGACGTCGCGCAGCTCCTTGCCGGCAATTTCCCGCATCGTCAGAAAATCCGCCAACGCGTGAATTGGATGGGATTCGTCGGTGAAGCCGTTATGGACGGGCACATGAGCGTAGGCCGCCAGCTCCTCCACAACGCTTTGGGCATGACCACAATATTCGATGGCGTCGTAGATCCTGCCGAGCACCCGGGCCGTGTCCTTGATCGATCCGCATTGCCCCACATGGCTTGCGGAAAGCGTCAGGCTGACGACGCGTGCGCCTTGGTCGTAGGCTGCGACTTCGGACCCGAAGAAAGCGCCGGTCGAGTCCCCCTCGCTCACGAGCACAATATTCCTGCCACTGAGCCGGGGAGTTTCGTTGCCGTTTCGCCTCGCCGCCTTCAGCTCGGCGGCGAGCTGCAACAGAAATCGGATTTCCTCTGGTGCGAACTGCTCGAGCGTCAGTACGCTACGGCCGCGAAGATCGATGGACATGACACGCCCCGTCGCCTTAAGTCAGTGGATTGGAACGCGCGCGAAATCGCAACTGTCTGAACCGCGGCTGGTGCAGTTGCCCTTTCTTGCGCTAGAACCACGCCTCTCACGTAATCTAAACAGCAAATACGAGCCGGAAGCTTTGACTCTCATCAAACTCCTGCCGCTTTCACCTCTTTGATGAACGTCAAAGACGAGACCCGCAATTTTCCCGAAAATCTCCTCCAATGCATTGCTCGCGGCGCGAAGTGATGCCGGGGTCAGAGGTAATTTGCAGGGGCTGGGCTCGCTGAGGGTCGCGTCCTGCTGAGGGTCCGCCGTGTTGAGGACAAGGCTCAGCGGGCGCGGTTGAGAAGCGTGTCTTATGGAGAGAAACATGGCTGTCGGCTACTCCGTCGGTCCGGTCAAGCACCCTCAGGTCGACAAAACGTACCGGCTGATCGAGGCGGTCGGATACGACGTCGATTTGCAGGCCTGGCGCGACCTTTGCGCGACGGCATTCGCGCGAAAATGGCCGACGCCATATGCAGAAGAAGTAGTAACCGCAGAGAATCCGCTGGGTTATATCACCGGCGTCTGCATCATGCGCCTGGTGCACAACAAAACGTACGGCAGAATGCTCGACGTGCCGGTGTTCGTCGTCATAAGCGCAGGGGACACGCGCGGTGCGTCCAACGCCCTTCTCGGCTATTTGATGGCGGTCGCTCGCAACAAGCATTGCGGCTTCATTCGCGTCGCCGCACTTGAACCGGCCAACTGGCCTGGGTCGACGGATATGGGGCGGCGAAATGATCGCGGAATCCTCATACCTGTGCAATAAGTCCCAATGCCGGCTGGGAGCAATCTCAGTCGCCGTTGCTACTGCGTGTCTCCCTAAATCGGCGCCGATGTAAGGACAAAAGCATAAAACGATTCAAAGTGGTGAAACTACGCTTCATGCCGTGTCACCCTTGCGCTGAAGACATAGCCAACCCCTCTGACCGACTTGATAAGGCCGGGGAGGCTGGGGTTACGCTCGATTTTGCGCCGCAGCCGTGCAATCTGTGCGTCAATGGTGCGGTCGAAAGCTTCGAGGTTACGGCGCCGTGTCAGATCCATAAGCAATTCACGTTGAAGGACGCGACCCGCGTGCTTCACGAGCACACAGAGCATATCGAACTCACCGGTCGTCAGCAGGATCTCGCTCCCAGTTTCCGACAGCAGTTGGCGACGCCCGATATCAAGACGCAGCCCCTCGAAGCAGTAGATTTCTGACGACTGGTCGCCGAAGCTCGACGATGGCTGAGGTTGGCGGCGACGAAGAACGCCCCTGACTCGCGCCAGTACTTCCCGAAGGTGGAAGGGTTTGGCGATGTAGTCGTCCGCGCCGACCTCCAGCCCGACGACCCGGTCGACCACGTCATCGCGACCGGTCAGCATGATGAGCGGTACATCCGAGCGCGCGCGGAGGTCGCGCGCAAGCGTCAGCCCGTCCTCGCCAGGCAGCACCAGGTCGAGCAGGATGATGTCGATCGATTGTTTATCGAGGCAATCGCGCATCTCCTGTCCGTCGCCGGCGAGGGTTACGTGGTATCCTTCCTCCTCAAAATACCGCGACAGCATTTGTCGAATCCTCAAGTCGTCATCGACTACAAGGATGTGCTCGGGCAATGTCCGGGAACTCGTCATGAAACGCCCCCCACACACGCTGCTTTCTTCGGCGCGCTGTTACGATCTGTTGCAATATAGCACCAAACTTCACATGCGCGTCGTCGTAAGGTTACGGCCCGGCGTTCAACTCTTCCATCATGAATGATGGAGGGAGTCATGAGCGTTCAGGTCCTAAGCATCAAGGATGGTCACGCGGCGACCGCGGGTTCCGTGGGCTTGCCTTCGGCGGATCTTTCTTGCCTTTTCAGCCGACAAGCGCTCGAAAGATTCGAGCCCGGTGAAGCCATCTTTTGGGAGGGTGACGAAGCCACGCATATCTTCGAAGTCGAAGATGGAATGCTGCGAGCGCTGCGTCTGCTTGGCGACGGCCGTCGGATTATCGTGGGCTTCTTACGCACCGGAGATCTCCTGGGTGTGTCGCTCAAGGAGCGATATCTTTACACGGTCGAGGCAATTTCCCCGGTGCAACTTCGCCGCTTCCCTCGTCGCCGCTTTGAAGACGAAGTGGCCCGCGATCCACGCTTGCAGGAGCAGCTATTCTCCAAGCTTCGCGATGAGATGACTGCTGCGCAGGATCAAGCCGTCCTTCTTTCACGCAGGAGTGCCGAGGAGAAGCTTGCCAACTTCCTGCTGCTGATGAAGGAGAGAGGGAACTCGGAGCATCGTGCCATTGTTGACCTCCCCATGACCCGCCTCGATATCGCCAATTATCTTGGCATGACGATCGAGACCGTATCTCGCACTATAACAAAGCTTGCAAACGGCGGTATCATCGCGGCAGCAGGACGCCGCTCGATCAAGGTCTTGAAGATGGAACCGCTTCGACTGCTGGCCGAGGGCGACGAAGGCGAGCACTGGATGCCCCCTCTCGCTCGTCCTGGTCGGTACGCATCCGCAAACGCTTGAAAGACGCCAGATGGAGAAACGGGAATCCAAGATCATCAATGCTCTCGACGGCGCCAACGTGATTGTCCACGCGCCCGACGGAACGATCCGGCAATGGAGCAAAGGCTGTGAGCAGCTTTACGGCTGGTCGGGCGAGGAAGCGCAGGGCAAAATTGTTCATGATCTTCTGTCCACCAGATTTCCCGTGCCGCTCGAGGAAATCCGCAATCACTTGAGTTGTCATGGTGCATGGTCGGGCGAGTTGGTACACAGACACAGCAATGGAACACCTGTGTTCGTCACTAGCCGATGGGTGCAGACGGCCTCTGCAAGCGACCAGGTCGTCGTGCAAACTGATAGCGACATCACGAACCTTAGACGCGCTCAGGCCGATCTGGCGGCGCGAGAGGCACATCTCCGCTCCATCCTCGATACCGTCCCCGAGGCAATGGTGGTGATCGATGAAACAGGCACGATCACCTCCTTCAGCGTGGCGGCGGAACGGCTATTCGGACATGCCGAGAGCGAAGTGGTTGGATTGAACGTCAATATGCTGATGCCCTCTCCCCACCGAGAGGCGCATGACCACTATCTGGACAACTACCTACGCACAGGCGAGCGGCGCATCATCGGAATTGGGCGGGTCGTCACCGGCCTACGAAAGGACGGCACAACGTTCCCAATGGAGCTCTCAGTGGGGGAAGCGATGGCTAATGGCCGCCGCATATTCACCGGCTTCATCCGAGATCTGACCAGTCGCCAGCGCGTCGAGGAGGAGCTTAGGCAAGCCCAGAAAATGGAAGCCGTTGGTCAACTGACCGGCGGCTTGGCGCATGATTTCAACAATCTGCTGACTGTGATCACCGGCAATCTGGAGATGATAGAGGCCCGGCTGCAAGACGAGAAGCTCAGAGGACTCTTGCGAGAAGCTCAGGCGGCGGCCGACGATGGAGCAAAGTTGACAGCACAATTGCTGGCATTCGGTCGGCGTCAGCCTCTTAATCCGAAGCTCGTCGACGTTGGAGAACTTGTCGCTAACTTTTCGAAGCTTCTGTCCAGAACCCTGGGCGAGACCATAGAATTATCAACGATCGTAAAGGGCAGCAGTAATCTCGCCCTGATCGACGTCTCCCAACTTCAAAACGCCCTCCTGAACCTGGGGCTGAACGCGCGCGACGCAATGCCAAACGGTGGCCGCCTGACCATCGAGATTTCGACCACGGCCCTCGACCGTGACTACGCCCAGATGTACCCAGAGGTGCGAATGGGACACTATGTCCTGGTTGCCGTAACGGACACGGGCGTCGGCATGACCGAAGAGATCAAGCGTCGCGCTTTCGAGCCCTTCTTCACCACGAAAGGCACCGGTGCGGGAACAGGCCTTGGCCTCAGCATGGTCTACGGCTTCGTCAAGCAATCCGGAGGGCATATTCAGCTCTATAGTGAGCCCGGTCAGGGAGCGAGCGTCCGCCTCTTCCTACCCGCAACTCGAGGAGCAAGCCAGTCCGCCCAGGTTGGCGCAGGAGAAGATGCGGCCACAGAGCCGATTCCAAGGGGCCATGAGACGATACTTGTCGTCGAGGACGATGCACGGGTGCGCCGAGTCGTAGTCTCGCGACTGCGCGATGCCGGGTATTCCGTTATTGAGGCGGAAGCCGGTGCGCAGGCGCTTCAATTCCTGTCGGAGCATCCGGAAGTCTCTCTCGTTTTTGCCGACATGATAATGCCGGGCGGCATGAGTGGCGACGAGTTAGCCCAGCATGTGCGCGAACTCAGACCCAGTGTGAAAATGCTGTTCACGTCGGGCTACGCCGGGCCGAGCGCTGCCGGCAGGGCGGCAGGAAGTTGGCTGCAAAAGCCCTACACCGCCAGAGAGCTGGCGTTGCGGCTACGAGAGCTGCTCGATTGACGTGCGAGGTGGCAACTGACAAGGCTCGTCAAGCCGAGTCTGGCCTCCTCAGAGCTCTTCGTGAAGCACGAGCTGCAGGATCATACGACCTCCTGTGCAGCCGACTGTCCCACCGAGTGAACCAGTGTTTGGTGAGCTCGGAAGCCAGTAGGTACGTCACCGTGATCAGCAGCAGACCTGTCATTAGCGGCCAAGGCAACGGCACGAACCCGAAATAGCCCGCGAAAGGTGAATAGGGAAGTGCTACGGCCGCGATGGCGGTCGTCAGTGTCAGGAAGGGCAACATTCGGCCCGGCCTGCTCCGCCAGAAGAAGGACCGCGTGCGCACGATCAGCACGATTGCCAGCTCAGTGAGCAGGGACTCGATGAACCAGGCAGTTTGAAAGGTCGCTGGTTCCGCTTTTACCAGCAGAACAAGAGCGGCAAAGGTGACGAAGTCGAATAGCGAGCTCACCAGTCCGAAGCTCACCATGAATCGACGCACGTAGCGAATATCCCAACGGCGGGGGCTGCGCATTTCCTCGCGATCTACCCTGTCGCCTGCAATGGCGAGCGCCGGCACATCAGACAAGAGATTGTTGAGAAGGATCTGTTTGGCGAGCAGGGGCAGAAACGGCAGAAACATGGAGGCGAAGGCCATGCTGATCATGTTGCCGAAGTTTGCGCTGGTCGTGATGGAGATGTATTTCATTGTGTTGGCAAAGGACCTGCGCCCGTCGTCAATGCCACGAAGAAGAACATTCAAATCGCGTTTCAAGAGCACGATATCCGCGGCTTCTCTCGCGACGTCGACGGCCCCATCGACCGAGATGCCGACATCGGCTTCATGCAAAGCGGGCGCATCGTTGATTCCGTCCCCGAGATATCCGACCACATGACCGGCACGGCGCAGCGCCTCAATCACCCGTTCCTTCTGATTTGGGTCGATCTCGACGAAGAGGTCGATATCGGGCGCTCGTGCGAACAGCGAGTCTCTTGTCATTTTCGACAGCTCGCCGCCCGTCAGTATTCTCGACGAGCTCAGTCCGATGGTGTTCGCCAGGTGCACGGCGACATGGCGGTTGTCCCCCGTAATCATCTTTAAGCCAATGCCGCGCTTCGCAAGAACTTTGAGGCTCTCGCTGATGCCCGCCTTCGGTGGATCGAGAAAAAGCAGGAAGCCGGCGAAGCACAGTCCCTTTTCATCTTGCCGACCACATGCTTGCGAACGTGCTATTTTGCGAACGGCCAAACCAAGCACTCGGTAGCCCCCACCACTCCACGAGCGAAATTTCTCGTCGATCGCCTGCCTCGCCGCGTCCGTGAAAGCTGTGGGCGCGTCTCCGTCCAAAATCGAACTGCAAACGGCCAGCACGTTCTCGACAGCGCCCTTGCAAATCAACAGATCGCCATCAGGATCACCATCCTTCCGGACGACGACAGAAAGCCGTTTTCTGACGAAATCATACGGAATCTCGTCCACCTTCGAGTAAAGAGACGAGGAAGGCGGTGCATTTTCTGCCAAGACGATCGCTTCATCGAGTGGGTTCTGTAGCCCCGTTTGCATGGAAGCATTCAACCGCGCCCACAAATAAATTCTCGGGGAAGATTCTCCGCCGACGTCGAGGGAGGCGTCCAGGTGCACAACACCTTCGGTGAGCGTCCCCGTCTTATCGGTACACAGCATGTTCATGCTGCCGAGATTCTCGATTGACTCGAGACGCCGGACGAGGACGCCGCTTTGGGCCATTGTGCGCGCTCCTCGCGCGAGCGTAATGCTGATGATAGCCGGCAGGAGTTCGGGACTGAGCCCGACGGCCAGTGCGATGGAGAACAGCAACGAATCGATCGGTTCGCGTTGAAGAAGCAGATTAGCGAAGAAGACGAGAATAACGATTACCAGCATAATCTCGGTCATAAGATAACCGAAACGGCGAATTCCGCGCGCGAATTCGGTCTCTGGACTGCGCCGTGCAACCGCCGAGGCAATCGCTGCGAATTCTGTAGCGTCACCTGTCCTGATCACGACGACGCTTGCAGTGCCGCTGCGGACCGAGCTCCCGGTAAAGACCGAGTTCGACCTTCCCGACAACGAGGTTCCAGGGTCCACCGTTCCGGGAGACTTGGAGACTGGAAAAGCTTCCCCAGTGAGGACTGCTTCGCTCACGTTGAAGTCGCGTGCTTCGAGAATGATGCCGTCGGCGGGCACAAGGTTGCCCGCGGAAAGTCGAACAATGTCTCCAGGCACGACATCCAACGCCGAAATCACACTCGGCCCTCCGTCTCTGAGCACTGTCGCCTTTTGAGCGATGCGCCTGCGAAGCGCCTCTACGGCGCGCGACGCTCGGTATTCCTGCACGAAACTCAGGGCGCAGCTTACAAGAACGATGAGAATGATAATGAGCGCATCGGTT
The nucleotide sequence above comes from Sinorhizobium fredii USDA 257. Encoded proteins:
- a CDS encoding response regulator; the protein is MTSSRTLPEHILVVDDDLRIRQMLSRYFEEEGYHVTLAGDGQEMRDCLDKQSIDIILLDLVLPGEDGLTLARDLRARSDVPLIMLTGRDDVVDRVVGLEVGADDYIAKPFHLREVLARVRGVLRRRQPQPSSSFGDQSSEIYCFEGLRLDIGRRQLLSETGSEILLTTGEFDMLCVLVKHAGRVLQRELLMDLTRRRNLEAFDRTIDAQIARLRRKIERNPSLPGLIKSVRGVGYVFSARVTRHEA
- a CDS encoding trypsin-like peptidase domain-containing protein produces the protein MLKISTVLALAALLNSLGGAAGAIEIEAGVSAVLQRVQPAVVSIRTISSGIFRSEALDDPNVRRVLGLPDDVVILQTGVTATGSGVIIDRENGYIITSRHLVADADDVSVKLADGRVFQADRVGEDAPTDLAVVKIEAPSLSSVKWGHSSELKVGDFVIAVGSPFGLTQTATFGIVSGLGRSGLGADEYEDYIQTDAAINPGNSGGALVNASGELIGIARGIAAPDEATTGIGFAIPSDIAVQIVRELIAHGEYKRGWLGLSVTGAADMGVGGATETQGFVVNELVCNSPAERQGVRLGDIVVALDGRTFPTDTAFRNAISLLPANARITLDVRRGEKLQKLSVTLSDAAARRNLDLGQESVVVEFPSANGSPACAPAGAVFVDVASGSVAYSMGLRTGDYLTAINGEPPVSVDQIRGVLESAQGSASVDILRAGTAYRLELE
- a CDS encoding MBL fold metallo-hydrolase — its product is MAIEPIIRFHGAAGTVTGSCQLVEFGTTKILIDCGLFQGSKTEKELNYRPFPFDPRKIDAVILTHAHIDHSGLLPKLVRLGYDGPIFATPATTDLCSVMLPDSAHIQESEVDQLNRRNLRRGRQTVTPIYTARDAASAITLFRQVRLGSWEKAGEGIRFRFWNAGHLLGSASVEMEIDAAPSPLRLLFSGDIGPRHKLLQFDARAPSGWDYVICESTYGNVERDETNDAARRHILRSEVLTAAHPNGALIIPSFAVERTQELLTDLVFLMETGGVPKCPIIIDSPLATRASEIFRRHARELENGDVLVRAIEAKNVRFTETAEQSKAIDFIRGFHIVIAASGMCEAGRIRHRLKNWLWRDEATVLLVGYQAAGTLGRFLEDGASTVRIQGDDIRVRARIRKLDIYSGHADGGELADWVQARQPISAGVFLVHGEADALEGLRERLVTFLPQDHLIRPGLDSAFRLSRQRAVEISEVMPPPRIDPILAGRTDWHNDFQSLVLDLQDELAKAADDKARRVVIRRLRRALQEEA
- the argF gene encoding ornithine carbamoyltransferase, with translation MSIDLRGRSVLTLEQFAPEEIRFLLQLAAELKAARRNGNETPRLSGRNIVLVSEGDSTGAFFGSEVAAYDQGARVVSLTLSASHVGQCGSIKDTARVLGRIYDAIEYCGHAQSVVEELAAYAHVPVHNGFTDESHPIHALADFLTMREIAGKELRDVTIAFVGDGRSSIARSLAMGAAKLGMDFRMVSPPIFRPAPSFLDGVVSEARKHGGKFTALEHVGAGVLAADFIYTASWLGEQEEGWAERIRLLAPFGVRANVMEATENPHCKFMHCLPAFHDNSTKAGARVAKQFGLGCMEVSDAIFESKASLVFDQAENRMHAIKAILVATIGDPHHVSAQGTL
- a CDS encoding Crp/Fnr family transcriptional regulator, whose translation is MSVQVLSIKDGHAATAGSVGLPSADLSCLFSRQALERFEPGEAIFWEGDEATHIFEVEDGMLRALRLLGDGRRIIVGFLRTGDLLGVSLKERYLYTVEAISPVQLRRFPRRRFEDEVARDPRLQEQLFSKLRDEMTAAQDQAVLLSRRSAEEKLANFLLLMKERGNSEHRAIVDLPMTRLDIANYLGMTIETVSRTITKLANGGIIAAAGRRSIKVLKMEPLRLLAEGDEGEHWMPPLARPGRYASANA
- a CDS encoding efflux RND transporter periplasmic adaptor subunit codes for the protein MNVVKRRLVIWGGLLALLVAGIAYALRPQPIPVDLATAEKGLLRVTIDEEGETRVRDVYTLHAPLRGQLQRITAEAGDLVEAGKTQLAQIEPAPPAFLDVRIEAELQAAVEAARAAHNLAAAELNKAKADLTFAEGERARARLLIERRTISQRALEDAERAHNVAQANLATAEAALKVREHELHQAQSRLLSRQEIRSLRDDCECMSVTAPVSGVVLQIMRRSEGVVEAGTPLLDIGDPADLEIVANFLSEDAVQIRPNQKAIITGWGGEDLNAVVRRVEPFGQTEVSALGIEEQRVDVVLDFADPPEGWRSLGHGYRVDVRVILFEGEVLNLPLGALFRQGDQWAVFVSAEGRAQLRRVAVGQRNTLSVEIREGLGPGDRVILYPSDRVKDGVAIVER